In Streptomyces chartreusis, the following proteins share a genomic window:
- a CDS encoding DUF4232 domain-containing protein produces MFGNRRKALLVSAALVGGAMLMTACQDSDATKDTGAAKGSSSSPGKAGDSGSSSGSSSTGGGKDTAKGDGGSGKGTDDGAGSGADTGNGGREQVEQSCGANDISWSTRSETQAGGYILVIAKAKPGITCYLPAELPTVAFGSDGTQAGPAEQSVGEQIKLSGSTTAYAGVNPKSTNTDGGKELDSIIVAVGDNDPDPVSLPVGTITVDKPIVTNWHTAPTDAVPFS; encoded by the coding sequence ATGTTCGGCAACCGTCGCAAGGCCCTCCTCGTCTCCGCGGCCCTCGTGGGCGGCGCCATGCTGATGACGGCGTGCCAGGACTCGGACGCGACGAAGGACACCGGTGCCGCCAAGGGGTCTTCCTCCTCCCCCGGCAAGGCCGGTGACTCGGGCTCCTCGTCCGGCTCGTCGAGCACGGGCGGCGGCAAGGACACCGCGAAGGGCGACGGCGGCTCGGGCAAGGGGACCGATGACGGGGCCGGGTCCGGCGCCGACACCGGCAACGGCGGGCGCGAGCAGGTCGAGCAGAGCTGCGGTGCCAACGACATCTCCTGGAGCACCAGGTCCGAGACCCAGGCCGGCGGATACATCCTCGTCATCGCCAAGGCCAAGCCCGGCATCACCTGCTACCTGCCCGCCGAACTCCCGACCGTGGCCTTCGGCTCCGACGGCACCCAGGCCGGTCCCGCGGAGCAGTCCGTGGGCGAGCAGATCAAGCTCAGCGGCAGCACCACCGCCTACGCCGGCGTCAACCCCAAGTCCACCAACACGGACGGCGGCAAGGAGCTCGACAGCATCATCGTCGCCGTCGGCGACAACGACCCCGACCCCGTCTCCCTGCCCGTCGGCACCATCACCGTCGACAAGCCGATCGTCACCAACTGGCACACCGCCCCCACCGACGCCGTCCCCTTCAGCTGA